The sequence below is a genomic window from Harpia harpyja isolate bHarHar1 chromosome 3, bHarHar1 primary haplotype, whole genome shotgun sequence.
tttcctttcaaaaagatTTTACAAAGTCGTTGCAGTACAGAAAGTAACTGGTAACTCAAAAAGTCCTATTGTGACAGCCTGTTCTTTTGAGGAGCAGCTAGAATCACTAAGATCaaaaaaagtgtgaaaaggaGAAGCTCTGCTACATCTACTAAACCTCTTTGTCTCAAAGGACCCCCCCCAAAATAGATAGCACGAAAGATCAAACCAAAAAAagtggttgtttttccttttgaaagctgATGTTCTCTGTTTCATTCAATAATGACAGTAAAGTAGAATGATAGGTTTTGTTTCCTAGTTCCTAGGTCCTAGAAGTGCTTTATGTGCAATGGGAAACACTAATCCAGAATgttataaatggaaaaattaaatctGTATCTGAAGTTAGCTGTGAAGTTTAACAGTTGTTTCTCTTAACTGCATGTGATGGCTCACATTGCAACAATTACATTCCCTATTTATGTCCTCCAGTATCTTATGTGTTGTTCCTCCAGCACATCTGTGAGACTCCTAACTTTCACGTTGTAACAGAAGATTTGAGAGCTCCAAGTTCAAAGTATTGCCACTCGCTCATGTTTTCTGAGCAGAGCAAAAGTTCTTCAGCGTTTTTTGTTAGAATACTTCTGAGAATACAGTgagaagggcaaaaaaagaataTAGATTCTGATTCTTTTTCTACTCAATCTGTTATGACAACAAGCAAAACCTACTAAATTCAAATACTGTGTATCAATGCTAACACAGATACGGGTTTCTGTATTTGGCAGATTATGCATTTGTGAGGGAGATTGTTCTGATGTCTGAGCATTGTGCTTTATCTTgacaaacaattttattttatagtaatgtttttagttttgtggACGAAATTCTGTCTAAACAAATGCTGAAGTATTTATATAGTAGTGAGTAGGCAAGCTTCACCAAAGGTTGACAGCGTTTGGCCCAGAGCTCAAAAATTAGTCTAATGTTAAACTCCAGGTTGTGTTACAAACAGTTGGGAGAAGAAGCtagtatatatatattaaaaaaaaattatatatatataaaatatctatAAAAAACCTGGTAGTGTAGCAAAAAGGTAATTTGGTGAGGAAGAGTTGGAGGTAGATAAAATTAGCAAACTCAGTTCTCTTGAGCAGTGCGTCATAACATCTAAGTCCAATTATGTATGGTTAAAGAGAATAATGTTAAATTGAAAAATTTTTACTGcaataaacaaaagcaacaagTCTAGGTCAGAATAATAATGAAGTGTCTCTCTGCCTCTTACTGTTATGCCTCAGTCATGCTGGTCAtctttttaaaatggtcttttcaACGCAGTACTCAGTTGGGCTTgctggaccaaaaaaaaagaaaaaaagcagcatccaGTTACTGCTGTTTATTTGTTCCAGTTTCAATTTCAATCAGCATCATCCTTCTGTCTTAGAACCACTGTGATCCTGCGCAGTGATGGTTACCTGCTGTCCCAATTTCAGAGTGTAAACAGCTAACAATaatgttactaaaaaaaaaaaaaatcaagcagggGTTAATTCTCTGAAACACAGTGCTGCTTGCGGCAAGGTTTCTGTAAGTCTTGTAAAAGTCCTTAATAAGTAGGAAGGCTTTTTAGACAAGTGATGCTGATACATGCAGGATGttagctttcattaaaaaaaaaccaaaccaaccaaaaaccaacactTTGCAGAATTAGTAAAATAGACATGTCCTTCTCTACTAAAAATGAGATTTTGGGTAGGAGAACAAGAGCAGAATGCAACGTGagtggaaaggagaagaaagtaggttacagatggggaaaaaacaagaacaagatAAACAGTTACCACAGTTCTTTTGGCCTCCATGATTTTGGGGTACTGCTGTGCTAGATACTGTACAATTGTGCAGTAAATGACAACTACTGACCCCAAAACCTTGCTCCTTAAGGCTGCATGTTCTGTTCTGTGTATGTATAGCCGTGGTATTTATTTACTTGCTCGCTCCTAACATCTCCAGATACTTTTCTTTTGAATGTGTTTGTCCTTTCTTCCGTGATAAGgtagtaatatttattttttacaggTAGTTGTTCTGTACCCCTATTCCATAAGCATCTTGCCCACTGAACCAAAGAAATTCTGTGTCAAGAGTATGTAATTGAATCTCATCTCCAAGTCTCAGTGTCCTAATCAGTGGGTAATAACCACTTTTGACAAGTTCAAGTCCTTTACTGGAGGAatggacttcagcaaagcatgtTGGCAATTGCCAGTTTAAATCTTATGAAACTGGGGGAAAGGAGATGGATTTCAGATGACTCGGTATAgtaccaaaaataataaaatgtgtttttgcTAGCTAAAAACTGTGCCTTCAGCAGGCTTGCCAGTAGCATTCCAAGTCATGAGGAACTGGAAAGGCAGCTGACAGTATATTAGTATAATTGTAGTGGTGATGACTTAAATGTACTAAGAAGTGAGGTTTTGCTTCAGAAAGAAATAGTATCTCTTACTAGGCCATTTGATACGTTTGGAGAAAAGCAGGCGTGCTTTTTGGCCAGGAGATCTCATGAAGATCTGTAGTAATGTattggaggaggaagagagagtgTCTTGTAAAAATTTATGTATTCCCCTATATTTCAGAATATGGCTTGTGGGAGGGAGTAGAAACTTGggcatttttcttgaaatataaTGCTTTTATGGTTTATCAGTGCGCGCTATTTTACCAGAGGTATGGAGTTAAACTGCTCTGAGCTTACAACaggcttttttccctgccttggttgatattcagcatttttttttctacttcatgGATTTAAACTTATTGAAACTGTGTATTGTACTTAAGATTGCAAGACTTACTGAACAGCTGTTGTCTATTTTAAATAACCATTTCAAAAGGTTGCTATAAGAATAGAATTGACAAGATTAGAGTTGCTGCCTTTAAACAAAGAGGGAGTCTGAATTGTTCCTAAAATGTCTATGCAGTCTTTCTTTGactcttttaaaatacttcataaccgcaatgcttaattatttttcaacttttctgtaCACTTGTTGTTCGACCCCAAGTCTCGGTTGAACTTTTACATAAGCATTGTACAATATAAGCATGCGCTGTAATCCTCATTTAGGAAAGCATGTATAAGTTCAGATTGAATTGTTTTTAAATCTATCTACTGTCCCATAGTAAAAGGATAATGGATTACAGCTTTGATTCTAGTGCTATGCTCTGTTGTCAGATAAAGGGAAGGATGAGTTTGATGGCCAGCTCTTCAGAATGTATTAATTGGACAGTGTGTATCAAATATGGAGAAATGGTGCAGTCCACCTGTTTTCACATAAGGTTTTTTGATCCTCTTCTACAATGTTGTTGTAAgacttctgttttttccccatttgtgcTTCTCAGGGGAGTTCATCACAGCTCCAGTCTTGGACTGTGCAGCCATCCTTCGAAGTGattccagctcagccacagctaGTGTTTCTTCGTCCATCAATCCCACCTCCCATTAACCCTCACCCTGTTGGGAAAAAGAGAAGTGACTCCGCTAATTACCTGCCCATCCTGAATTCTTATCCCAAAATAGCACCACAGCCCTGCAAAAGAGATCACTCCTTTGATCTAGAAGAACGTCAGGAAACCAACTGCCATAAACGACTCTGCACAGAAGCACCCAAGATGGAGACTTCTCCTGTATTGAGGAGCACAGGGTTGCCTACTAGTCCTTTTGCCCACATACCAGTTAGCTTTAAGACCCCTCAGGATTCTAGCCAGCAAAATTCTTCAACTCTAGTGACAAGTGGAAAACTGTCAGCTCTTCCTGGTTTTCATCGTGTTTCCAGTGACACTCAGAAAGTGCCGGGTTTGACTCCCCTTTTGCCTTTTGGAACTCTGCAGGCAACAAAGTGCACCCCTCATGAGAGTGAGAGTGCAGCACAGAGTACAATGCAGTCTGCAGCGTGGAGTCCCCCACTGATACCAGAAGAGATTTGCACTACCCCTGAGCTGCTCTTGCAACAGCAAAGCAAGTGCAGACGCTTTCAGAATACACTTGTTGTGCTACGCAGGTCAGGATTGCTGGAGATCACTTTAAAAACCAAGGAGCTCATTCATCAGAACCAGGTGACTCAGGCCGAGCTGGACCGGCTGAAGCACCAAACACAGCTTTTCATAGAGGCAATAAAGAACAATGCTCCACAGTCGTGGGCAGAGCTAGAAGCATCTCTAACAGGATCTGAAAAAGCTGATAGCAACCTTGAAGACCCCACTTATCCCAACATGTAGTAAAAAGGTACACAGCTGTTGGTCAAGTTATTTCTGTGCCTCCTATTTCCCGTCTCAAGCTTTTACTTGAGCATTTTCTGAGTCCAAGACTTGCAAAGTGGCGTGCCATTAATAACTTGTCTTCAGAGCCAGTTGTGGGACTAGAATAGCATGGTGGGGTCTTGACAGAATGGGTACTTACTACTTCAGTGTGACCTTGAACTCCATGCTAACTCAGTGTGTTTCCTTGGACTCAAGAAGCTTGGATGTTCTCTGCTGGCATGTTCCCATTTTGCAGTGAAAGACAGTCATTTGCAGTATTCTGCAAGCAAGCATCTTCCTAGTCCCATCTTCAGATAGTCCTGAGAATCGGACAGTAGAACAGGCCCCGCTATTGGGCCACCATCAGCTGCAAGTAGATGAAGGGAGTTGGTGTGAGGAGAGGAAACTTAGGTTGGTGGGATGCTATCTTTAGGTTGTCGCTGTCCATTGTTACAGCAGTCTTGCTTTGGGGTTTTAATGCATTTGAATTAGTGGAGATCTGCTTGTGCTGAAGCAGCATTCTATATTCATTGCAGTCTTTGGTCAAAGTGATGAGTGTCTTAGGACCCAAGTGAAATTAAGTGTTTTGATGAGTATACTTTTGATTTTCACTCACTCAACTGTACAGATCAAAATCACAAGGCTTGCATTGGAAGTGTTTGTTCCAAAGCCATATTTATTAATGGCTAACAAGTGTACAAGGCAAGTGGCTTTGGATTTTCTTGGTAGCTAACAGATTAAACGTTGTTAAAGGCTGcagtgacttttttaaaaacagtacaaGGAAGATACTCATTCGCCAGGATTAATTTGGCAAGACTAGCTGCATATTATTTATGTGTATCTTTAGTTTACAAGcctaaactcctttttttcctgtgaaatcagATTgctaagtataaaaaaaaaaaaaaagaggtgaaaggAAAAGGAGCATAATGGCCTGTGGTGAAACAAGTCCTCCTATtgctcttccctctctttttttttttatttggagaaatcaaatgggggtgggagggaggagagagagatgtCATCTTGGATAATCTCCCTAAAAAATTTATCTACCTGAgtttgaacttaaaaaaaacccaaaaccaacaaacaaatttttttcctccacattaaATTTATATCATTCCTAGCCTGCTTGCCTTGAGATATAACTAACACCACTGTGTGCATAAGATATTAGGCCTTACTAGTAGAGAACCACAGTAGTCGTGTTACAAAAGCTGTTCTACAGACgcttatttcatttcagttttttttaGACACTTAACCATGTCATTCCCTCCAAatctgaagggtttttttcagaggcGGTCTGTGTGGAGAACTAAGAATGGCTTTGTCTAAGAACGTTAAGGAATCTGGATTGTTTATGGTACGCTCCTTTCTGAGTGACAGTGTTTTCACAAAATTGTGCAGACTGGGTATTTTGGTGCTTTTATCAATTCTGTCATCTGTttcagattcttaaaaaaaagaaacttgaaagtaGAGTGTATGTCTTGCTAATTTGTGACTAGACCTTTTAATTTTCTGATGCCTTTGGGAATGAATATTGCAGAATGCTGTAGAGAGTGCTTTTGTAGTCTTCCTCAAATATGTGCACTAGAGAAATTGTAAGGGGCTTCTTTCTTGTAAGGGGTTTCCCCCTTTTTACACtgatgaaaagaaatgctgtacaAGCTTCACAAAGAGGAGAAATGTGAGTCATATTTGTACTAGCCATAGGCTTAGAGAGAAATTTCGTGGCAGGATTCGCCCTAGTGAAGCTGTGGCAAACTAGTAGCCATGCCTTTCATGGTATCCTGCCCACCTGCTGAAGACTAGTGCAGTACATGGGAATTGATTAAAAGAAAAGTGTTCATAGTCTGAGTTctgtcatgtatttttttaaatatgcctgCTATACTTGTGCATACTAGGATGTCTCATAACTCGCAGCACAGCAGTATGGAAACTCAGCCAGCAAACCCAGAAGGCAGGAAGGCAGCTTAGTACAGTGTAATAACGTAGGACATGTCTGATCTAGCTCTTTTGAAATCAGTTGTAATATCTGCACCGAATGACATTTGGCAGGATAGATGTGATGGTACCTTAGGCCATTTGTGAAAGAATCCCAAAAGATAAGCTTGTTTCTTCTGAGCTCCTTACAGGAAGGAGAGGAGGCAGTAGGAGGCAGTTCCATTGATCCATTGACCTGTAATAGGCCTAGGGGTGAGGAGTGAGAAAATGCACAGGACATCTTTCCTACTTTTCCTAAAATTCTTTTTCTACCCATCAAATAGAGAGGAGAATTTGAAgttcagaatatatatatttttaggaaGTTAATTGTCCTAGAAAACAAGATGATGGACTCAGGCTACATAGAGATTCAAGGAAGTCAGAAAGAACAAAGTCCCATCCTAGCCATTTGAGACAAGAAAGAGTTAAGTCTACCAGTGACCTCTTCTCCATCCTATTTCCACTGCTCTGATAgagtaaaaggaaggaaaaattggCCTTGCAGGGTAATACCCTCTGACTTAGGGAGACTCTAGCTGATAGAAATCTCTCATACTCCACGCAGTaccacatgtatttttttcccctgacagcACTGAGGGTGGGCTGAAGTGGGTGTGCTTATAGCTGATGGGCCTTTCAGCTGGTATAatttgtataaatacatattcaaTAAATCTGTGAATAAAAGTCCAGCAGCTGGTTAGAAATCTCCTACTGGGCATCAGTCCAGACTTAAATAGTGTAACTAGAAAAATCCACTCTGGAACTATTATATGTAAATCTGGGGCCCCTTAGGAACCATATCCCTAGATAACTGCAAATCTTGATGCAACATCTgtaaaaaaaagatgttgaaggCCCCTAGTGATAGACATGTCATCAAGTACCATTCTGTTCAGTTTCTCTTAGCTGCCTTTATTCCTGGAAGCCCAGATAAACCTTTAAACAATAAGGGCTTTCCTTTCTTGGCTGCAATTTAATAAAATAGGTTAGCTTGGAACTGTGTTGAGAAAATTAATTGACTATGTCAGGACCAGAATAGGTCCTGATTCTGGGCAGAATCTGGAAGTGGTCCAGTAGATTTGAGCAGAAACATTAGCCTCTCTGGTTGGAAACCTGTAAGCAATGaacttccagatttttttcaccTTCGAAGCAGCAAGACTTTGTATTAACAAGTTAGCTGAAGACAGCTGTCCCAATCTAAAAAATCAAATCAGATGGCCTGCTGGGGCTTCAGTTGCTGCTGACAACTAGCAGGTGGGGTGGCTTGATGTGTTGGACAGACTGCTGTTTTTCTATTAAGTTTTAATAAATGTTGGTATTTTTGATTACTTTCACTATGTATTTTTGAAATTCTACTGCTCTAGTTGGAATGTAAACATTTTCTGTACTTTCGAAGTCAGTTGCCAGCTCTGAATACAGTAGCCTAAGAACTCTGTTATACAACATGAACTTTTTGCTAAAACTTTACAGAAACAGACTGTGAAATATGAATGAAATAAAGTATATACTTAAAAAGTTTGTGGGTTATTTTAATGCTGTTAAACTGCAAAGTCTTTGGTTCCAAAGCATGCATGACATACAGCTCCACAACAGTGTGTTCCCTGTGTGGGAAAGTGCAGATCCAAAAGTGATACTATGAAGTATCTCTCTGAAGAGTGTCATGTGAGCTTTAACAGAATGTATGAATTGAAGGGTCTCCGGGAGGAGCATGAGTAAAAGTGGGCTGTGCAGAACTCTAAAAATATATTGTCGTGGGTGACCATTGCCATAGATCTGTCATGAGCAACCTGGAAGGATTTTTCCATCTCTGTACTGTTATCTCTATGTGATGACTGTACGTTATGCTCACCGTCTGTGCAGGGTGAACTCCTACACTGCATCTTAATCCTGTCAGCCGGGTATGCAGAAGTTCTAAATTGTGAACTAAGTATCTTGGCTACTGAAAGAATTACTTGAGTgaaaaattttattctttctcttgaAGAACATTCTTCAACTAAATATGTATACCAGCTTTtcactgaaacacatttttcaaaatgtagccATCTTCACACGGTCTTTTCTTTGTTCAAAGATGACTCTTACAGTGAGAACTAGGCAGTCATGCTCAGAACATCCACCAGCCTTGTGGCATGAGATTCTGACCTAAGGTACAAGGGATTCTGGTTAAAGTTCTTACTTGGGACCGGACAAGGCAATAATTTGAATCTCGTTACTTTACATCCAAAAAGGAGTGCCATCAATTGAAGTAATTTTATTCCCTGAGACTGGAAACTCAGTGTTTAcaaattttgtatttgtaaaagttCTGGGTACAATTTAAGCAAGAAGTTTTCAGGTATCTCTCTTCTGGCTAGCTTTTTCTTTACATGGTGAAGTCTATCTGCAGGATGTCAGGCCTGGTCACCTTTATTTCATTGAGGCCAAAGAGGTGAATTGCTTCTTTCAGGTGTGCTGCatctgtcttgtttttctttctcatgaaaCACAAACAGTCTGAAAGCAGCAGTACTCCCTGCAGCCTTGGGCTGAGAAATCTCCTGGCATGCAAAATTTCTGGCACCCGCTAGGTTGACTATAGCGTGCTGTTACTGCTTCCATTCTCACAATTCCTGAGACAGAAATGTGGGGTCCCTGCCTACGCAATTTTACACTCTTGCTGTATCTAGGTGATGCTTCCTTTCAGGCCGCTGTGTAATGCAGCCCTATAGCCCCAACTGTATTGCATGGTCCAGAGCGTGCAAAATGCACAAGACTTCTCTCCCCTTCTTAAATCAGTACCTCCTTTGAGGTATGTCCATGAGACAAACTTAACTGTTCCGGTGTAATCTGATTCAGAAGGCAGAAGGAAACACCGCATGTTGACTCTGCTCTCTTGTAAAGCACAGTTTCCAAGACTTCCTCAAATTCTTGTTTGAACTAAAGTGTGTTTTTAGAGGAAGCATCCTGCTTTGATTTGAAAGCTCCTAGCAATGAAGAATCCACCCGAATTGTTCAAAATGTAATTACTTACTGTTAAAAATGTGTCTCTTAGATTGAGCCTGAATTTGTCATCTTTCAGTATCCAGCTGTCAgatcttttcccttttgtttgctAAACTGAAGGGCATGCTGTGACATTGCTGTTTTCACTGTAGGCATTCACAAACTGAACAAGTCattcttcagctttcttttttaaagtaattgatTAAGCTCTCAAATCTTTTGAATTCTTTATTCATCTGTGGCACTCTTCTTTGgatcctttaaaattatttaaatgcatttttaattggaATGCTAACATTAATAGCAAAACAGGATTGCTAAGAGAGTTGTACAATATCAACCCTCCCTACTGCTACTCTGCCTCATTTTTATAGCAGCCTGGGCCATGGCATCGGATTGGAAGTCTAAATAATCCTTGGACCTGTTGCTTCTGCGGTTGGTGAACCCCTGTCCTTTAAGTATGTTTCCACACTCCCTTGAATGCAGTTGGCagccagaaagcaaaacaaactgttTTTAATAAGTGACCAATTGCATCTATTAGTTACCTCTGCTTCTATCCCTCGAAACTTTTTCACCTTTAGATTTTAATGGTAATTTTATGTTGTAATAATAGTAAATAATGTTACAGTCAAGAACCAATTTTATACTGTTTTCAAAATAAGTAGAAGATAGTGTTTAATAGATCTCTTTATACAATTCAGAAACCATAGTTGTAATGCATTTCACACCATCCAGTTAATTTTGTATAATTCTGGCTTCAGTCTGTGTCATGTGGCACACTGTTAACTGACCATCAGAAGTATAAATA
It includes:
- the CIPC gene encoding CLOCK-interacting pacemaker, producing MKSLHHHFSMAATESDKDSGYSDGSSECLSAMEQTDSEDVLNALCWNTEDGPWQCPMTTSSSFPALSPMVVMKNVLVKQGSSSQLQSWTVQPSFEVIPAQPQLVFLRPSIPPPINPHPVGKKRSDSANYLPILNSYPKIAPQPCKRDHSFDLEERQETNCHKRLCTEAPKMETSPVLRSTGLPTSPFAHIPVSFKTPQDSSQQNSSTLVTSGKLSALPGFHRVSSDTQKVPGLTPLLPFGTLQATKCTPHESESAAQSTMQSAAWSPPLIPEEICTTPELLLQQQSKCRRFQNTLVVLRRSGLLEITLKTKELIHQNQVTQAELDRLKHQTQLFIEAIKNNAPQSWAELEASLTGSEKADSNLEDPTYPNM